The proteins below are encoded in one region of Syntrophotalea carbinolica DSM 2380:
- a CDS encoding sensor domain-containing protein: protein MRKRTVQVTAFPGNRCFRRTLLHIVAPLSLCLLFLVVLQTTLPLWVTVALCLGLLIQMLAGWHGMEEYRRGERLRADTQRNQLHIENAISAIAVQEIVLDTDGQAVDFIFLSANPAFETHTGLKVADILGRRVTEVLPGIEKTHYIESFGKVALTGEVLIFEEYSDLLGRHFRIHAYPLGEKCFATMFSDITESHNAKEALQENQSLIQSLLRSMQDLVFVLDTDLVFQTYHQPACGKLFVLPEQFIGKHLDEVNLPEEVVQATKTALEHTLTTGTVTHTEYWLDLPDGRTCFDMCISPYRAQNRQIKGLTCVARDITERKQAEETLEKRIQALTRPLHDAAETTFEELFNLKDIQQLQADFAQATGVAAIITQPDGTAITAPSNFGRLCKDIICKTAKGQANCRHSRALLGQPSNQAPTIRTCFSAGLWEAGAAILAGEHHIANWLVGQVRDKTQSEEQMRAYARKIGADETVTIEAFREVPAMTRQQFAKVAQALYSMSRHLSVSAYQNMLQARFISEQNKAQKKIAYLAHYDQLTGLANRSLLKERFDYAVRHAMRSGSQVALCLLDLDGFKAINDLQGHHVGDQLLCEVAKRLQTSIRSTDMAARIGGDEFVILFTDMQKTSVATTLVQKAMSCFTSAYDLQEHTHTITASMGVAIFPEDGHDFPTLFKHADAAMYFAKESGRNGVQFFRQEIGQRVQNRLTMETELRQALQEDQLELHYQPIWQLTEKCIVGLEALVRWRHPQKGLLPPDRFIPIAEESNLIQALGQWVLNAACRDMRSWRNQGFESLPVSVNISARQLFHDDFTSSLARLLKEYALPPEQLELEVTETIFLQKDTTVEKVMNHLKNIGVGLVLDDFGTGYSSLSYLNRFHIDKLKIDRSFMAHICQKEQDAILTATIIRMAQSLGMQVVAEGVETAGQELFLMEQGCDLAQGYFYYKPQPIESLRDIFVQNKLCSRALEDPEQPMPQPSA, encoded by the coding sequence ATGAGAAAACGTACCGTGCAAGTTACGGCCTTTCCCGGGAATCGCTGTTTTCGGCGCACCCTACTCCACATCGTCGCCCCCTTGAGCCTATGCCTGCTGTTTTTGGTCGTTTTACAGACAACCCTGCCTTTGTGGGTCACCGTTGCACTGTGCCTCGGCTTGCTCATTCAGATGTTGGCAGGTTGGCACGGCATGGAGGAATATCGTCGCGGAGAACGGTTGCGGGCAGATACACAGAGAAACCAACTGCACATCGAAAATGCCATTTCAGCCATAGCCGTTCAGGAGATCGTACTGGACACCGACGGCCAGGCAGTGGACTTCATCTTTTTGAGTGCCAACCCGGCCTTCGAAACGCACACCGGCCTCAAGGTCGCGGACATTCTCGGACGCCGCGTCACAGAGGTCCTTCCCGGGATTGAAAAAACCCATTATATTGAAAGCTTCGGCAAGGTGGCTCTGACCGGCGAGGTGCTTATCTTCGAAGAGTATTCCGACCTGCTGGGCAGGCACTTCCGCATCCATGCCTACCCCCTGGGCGAGAAGTGTTTCGCCACGATGTTTAGCGATATCACCGAATCCCATAATGCCAAAGAAGCGTTGCAGGAAAACCAATCTCTTATACAGTCGCTGCTGCGAAGCATGCAGGATCTGGTTTTCGTCCTCGACACGGATCTTGTTTTTCAAACCTATCACCAACCCGCCTGCGGAAAACTTTTCGTCCTCCCCGAGCAGTTCATCGGCAAACACCTCGATGAGGTAAATCTTCCTGAAGAGGTTGTCCAGGCTACAAAAACAGCACTGGAGCATACTCTCACCACCGGCACCGTCACGCACACGGAATACTGGCTCGACCTCCCGGACGGACGGACCTGCTTCGACATGTGCATAAGCCCCTATCGCGCGCAAAATCGTCAGATCAAGGGCCTGACCTGCGTTGCACGCGATATCACCGAACGCAAACAGGCGGAAGAGACCCTCGAAAAACGCATCCAGGCTCTGACCCGGCCGCTGCACGATGCTGCGGAAACCACCTTTGAAGAGTTGTTCAATCTGAAGGATATCCAGCAATTGCAGGCCGATTTCGCTCAGGCGACCGGCGTTGCAGCCATCATCACGCAACCGGACGGCACGGCCATCACCGCACCGAGTAATTTCGGTCGTCTTTGCAAGGATATCATTTGCAAAACAGCCAAGGGACAAGCCAATTGCCGGCATTCCCGTGCCCTGTTGGGCCAGCCATCCAACCAGGCACCGACCATTCGCACATGCTTTAGCGCCGGGCTATGGGAGGCGGGCGCAGCCATATTGGCCGGCGAGCATCACATCGCCAACTGGCTGGTGGGACAGGTTCGCGACAAAACTCAAAGCGAAGAACAGATGCGCGCTTACGCCCGGAAAATCGGGGCCGATGAAACCGTTACCATCGAAGCCTTTCGCGAAGTACCCGCCATGACTCGCCAGCAATTCGCGAAAGTGGCCCAGGCTCTGTATTCCATGTCCAGGCATTTGTCGGTTTCCGCTTACCAGAATATGCTGCAGGCACGCTTTATCAGCGAGCAGAATAAAGCGCAGAAAAAGATCGCCTATCTGGCTCATTACGATCAACTCACGGGATTAGCCAATCGCAGTCTGCTAAAAGAGCGATTTGACTACGCCGTCCGGCACGCCATGCGCTCCGGTTCCCAGGTAGCCCTTTGCCTTCTCGATCTGGACGGCTTCAAAGCCATCAACGATCTGCAGGGCCACCATGTCGGCGATCAGTTGCTGTGCGAGGTGGCCAAACGGCTGCAAACCTCGATCCGCTCCACAGATATGGCGGCCCGCATCGGCGGAGACGAATTCGTCATACTGTTTACGGATATGCAGAAAACCAGCGTTGCCACAACCTTGGTTCAAAAAGCCATGAGCTGTTTCACTTCGGCTTATGACTTACAGGAGCATACCCACACCATAACCGCCAGCATGGGCGTGGCGATTTTCCCTGAGGATGGTCACGATTTTCCAACCTTGTTCAAACATGCCGATGCGGCCATGTATTTTGCCAAAGAGTCCGGCCGCAACGGCGTCCAGTTTTTCCGGCAGGAGATCGGTCAGCGGGTACAGAATCGCCTGACCATGGAAACGGAATTGCGTCAGGCCCTGCAAGAAGATCAACTGGAACTACACTACCAACCCATCTGGCAACTCACTGAAAAATGTATCGTTGGTCTGGAAGCCCTGGTGCGCTGGCGACATCCGCAAAAAGGACTGCTCCCGCCCGACCGGTTCATTCCCATAGCCGAGGAGTCCAACCTCATCCAGGCCCTGGGCCAATGGGTTCTCAATGCGGCCTGTCGGGACATGCGTAGCTGGCGCAATCAGGGATTTGAGAGTTTGCCGGTCTCCGTCAACATTTCCGCCCGCCAACTCTTCCACGACGATTTCACCTCCTCTCTTGCCCGGCTGCTGAAAGAGTATGCCCTGCCCCCCGAGCAGTTGGAACTGGAGGTAACGGAGACCATCTTCCTGCAAAAAGACACCACAGTGGAAAAAGTAATGAACCATCTCAAGAATATCGGGGTGGGGCTTGTGCTGGACGATTTTGGCACCGGGTATTCGAGCCTCAGTTACCTCAATCGTTTTCATATCGACAAACTGAAAATCGACCGGTCGTTCATGGCGCATATCTGTCAAAAAGAGCAGGATGCCATTCTGACGGCCACTATCATTCGCATGGCCCAGAGCCTGGGCATGCAGGTCGTTGCCGAGGGCGTAGAAACCGCCGGTCAGGAACTGTTCCTGATGGAGCAGGGATGTGACCTGGCCCAGGGATATTTTTACTACAAACCCCAACCGATAGAATCTCTCCGGGATATCTTTGTCCAGAACAAGCTGTGCTCCCGGGCACTGGAAGATCCCGAGCAACCCATGCCGCAACCCTCGGCATAG